In Streptomyces sp. NBC_00704, a genomic segment contains:
- a CDS encoding FHA domain-containing protein, translated as MQIRLTVVDPTGAPADSRPRAASCDVLVTAPAGTALAAVSSALAAAVCGEGAAPAPSSAAVVLYAGVERLDAQRCTLGEPPLTDGAVLSLGAPADPEPHPEVDDAPARLHVVAGPDAGGVHLLHGGQVRVGRSADADVPLDDPDVSRLHCAVTLSPEGRVTVADLGSTNGTTLDGAPVRQRPVRLAPGALLRVGESALRLAPPGGPGPRVATTPDGEGHVRVPCGGTAEQSAQGAPARVNGAGTPDGGGGSTGGGAAAGRPQGSSGPASGATGPAGPTSHVQGTVDWSGAPAARGAVPEPRRQGSGGAPLASGVVPGQGAAPHIESRPGGEAHPSGPARPSGRGAVSPGGASEGGEAAPATHGGRAGLGSFATGDDAVRGPHGAPDDTAAHARPSSMGGDHDGGAAEHGLDDGPGGSGRRKGTPLRGTDVPPGLRRRGGGLSAWARRLAGGRGPAAGLADAGADEEPQAGAEPQPAAAPTPVAAPETWPDPAALLLTALGPGPRLWERGPGHPEALAVRLGTADRPAPDGSGLLPAVPVTAGLREVGALGLAGPRPRLAGLARAVIAQLAALHSPETLEIVLISTDRARSEAERTAEWSWLGWLPQLRPGHGQDCRLLLAYDRDQATARADELLRRLEDCLSDSPAGDVPAPALSGAARRPSWALADDSADGAFPGPYTVVVVDGDPGGADLREAVARLAVAGPRAGVHVVCLAETPAASPSSPVSQTYEAACAAAPTFRACGAVALLSGDVATALRLLRVAPAGARTERPGPVGPGTVGAVDAVSLAWAERFARALAPLRPDGAGGDVERHPRVSAPLPPSARLLDELGLARATPASLMARWADAADDADALGGRAWAVLGAGPRGPVGVDLAAEGPHLLVEGPAGSGRTELLRAVVASLAAAERPERLSVILLDGRDTVGKGGGTPGDGLRVCTDLPHVTAHLTANDPVRMREFAQSLSAELKRRAELLGRSDFAEWHTHRAVSGRIVPQRTAKPQRAASAPHAPAAGAVGGAADLDAPPSSTLRLRPGAAARQQQAEATPPLPRLVVVVDDLDALVSPALGSPGRPAAGSVMRALEAVAREGERLGVHLVAASGPGGRAAESEPARRSTVRITLEAPASGPDAPAPGRGRLRGADGRLTPFQGGRVTGRIPRTATLRPTVVPLEWARMGDPPARRPVRELGNGPTDLALLASALERAARHPSPSGVH; from the coding sequence ATGCAGATCCGGCTGACCGTCGTAGACCCGACGGGCGCGCCCGCCGATTCCCGGCCCCGCGCCGCGAGCTGCGACGTGCTGGTCACGGCGCCCGCCGGCACGGCCCTGGCGGCGGTGTCGTCCGCGCTGGCCGCGGCGGTCTGCGGGGAGGGCGCCGCACCGGCCCCGTCCTCGGCTGCGGTCGTGCTCTACGCGGGCGTGGAGCGGCTCGACGCCCAGCGCTGCACCCTGGGCGAGCCCCCGCTGACCGACGGCGCGGTGCTGTCCCTGGGTGCCCCGGCCGATCCCGAGCCGCATCCCGAGGTCGACGACGCCCCGGCCCGGCTGCACGTGGTGGCCGGTCCCGACGCGGGCGGGGTCCATCTGCTGCACGGCGGGCAGGTCCGGGTGGGCCGCTCGGCCGACGCCGACGTGCCGCTCGACGACCCGGACGTGTCGCGTCTGCACTGCGCGGTGACGCTGTCGCCGGAGGGCCGGGTCACGGTGGCCGACCTGGGCTCCACCAACGGCACCACGCTGGACGGCGCGCCGGTGCGGCAGCGTCCCGTCCGCCTGGCTCCGGGGGCCCTGCTGCGCGTGGGCGAGTCGGCGCTGCGTCTGGCGCCGCCCGGCGGGCCGGGCCCCCGGGTGGCGACCACGCCGGACGGCGAGGGCCATGTCCGCGTCCCCTGCGGGGGCACGGCGGAGCAGAGCGCGCAGGGGGCGCCCGCGCGCGTGAACGGCGCGGGTACGCCGGACGGCGGCGGCGGTAGCACGGGCGGCGGCGCGGCCGCGGGCCGCCCGCAGGGCTCCTCCGGGCCCGCCTCCGGCGCCACCGGCCCGGCCGGGCCCACCTCGCACGTCCAGGGCACGGTCGACTGGAGCGGCGCTCCCGCGGCGCGGGGCGCGGTCCCCGAACCGCGTCGGCAGGGCTCCGGGGGCGCGCCCCTCGCGTCCGGCGTGGTGCCGGGCCAGGGCGCGGCCCCGCACATCGAGAGCCGCCCCGGCGGCGAGGCGCACCCGTCCGGTCCGGCCCGCCCGTCCGGGCGGGGCGCGGTCTCCCCCGGCGGAGCGTCCGAGGGGGGCGAGGCCGCGCCGGCGACCCACGGGGGCCGTGCCGGGCTCGGCTCCTTCGCCACCGGCGACGACGCCGTCCGCGGCCCGCACGGCGCACCCGACGACACGGCCGCCCACGCACGCCCCTCGTCGATGGGCGGCGACCATGACGGCGGCGCCGCCGAGCACGGCCTCGACGACGGGCCGGGCGGTTCCGGCCGCCGCAAGGGCACCCCGCTGCGCGGCACCGACGTGCCCCCGGGGCTGCGCAGGCGCGGGGGCGGCCTGTCCGCGTGGGCGCGGCGGCTGGCCGGCGGCCGCGGCCCGGCGGCCGGCCTCGCGGACGCCGGGGCCGACGAGGAGCCGCAGGCCGGAGCCGAGCCGCAGCCGGCCGCCGCGCCCACGCCCGTGGCCGCTCCCGAGACCTGGCCGGACCCGGCGGCGCTGCTGCTGACGGCGCTGGGGCCGGGCCCCCGGCTGTGGGAGCGCGGGCCCGGGCACCCGGAGGCGCTCGCGGTGCGGCTGGGCACGGCCGACCGGCCCGCGCCGGACGGCTCGGGCCTGCTGCCCGCCGTCCCGGTGACCGCGGGTCTGCGCGAGGTCGGGGCGCTCGGACTGGCCGGGCCACGGCCTCGACTGGCCGGGCTGGCGCGCGCGGTGATCGCCCAGCTCGCCGCGCTGCACTCCCCCGAGACGCTGGAGATCGTCCTGATCAGCACGGACCGCGCGCGGTCCGAGGCGGAACGCACCGCCGAGTGGTCCTGGCTGGGCTGGCTGCCCCAGTTGCGTCCCGGCCACGGCCAGGACTGCCGCCTCCTCCTCGCCTACGACCGCGACCAGGCCACGGCCCGCGCGGACGAACTGCTGCGCCGCCTGGAGGACTGCCTGTCCGACAGCCCGGCCGGCGACGTTCCGGCGCCTGCGCTGAGCGGCGCCGCCCGCCGCCCCTCCTGGGCCCTGGCGGACGACTCGGCCGACGGCGCCTTCCCCGGCCCGTACACGGTGGTCGTCGTGGACGGCGACCCGGGCGGCGCGGATCTGCGCGAGGCGGTGGCACGGCTCGCGGTGGCCGGTCCGCGCGCCGGCGTCCACGTCGTCTGCCTGGCGGAGACGCCCGCCGCCTCCCCCTCCTCCCCGGTGTCGCAGACGTACGAGGCGGCCTGCGCGGCGGCGCCCACGTTCCGCGCGTGCGGGGCGGTCGCCCTGCTCAGCGGTGACGTGGCGACGGCGCTGCGGCTGTTGCGGGTGGCACCTGCCGGGGCGCGGACGGAGCGGCCCGGCCCGGTGGGCCCCGGCACGGTCGGCGCGGTGGACGCCGTCTCCCTCGCCTGGGCCGAACGCTTCGCGCGGGCCCTCGCGCCGCTGCGTCCGGACGGCGCGGGCGGCGACGTCGAGCGGCACCCCCGGGTGTCGGCGCCGCTGCCCCCGTCCGCCCGCCTGCTCGACGAACTGGGTCTCGCCCGGGCCACCCCCGCCTCCCTGATGGCCCGTTGGGCGGACGCGGCCGACGACGCCGACGCGCTCGGCGGCAGGGCGTGGGCCGTGCTGGGCGCCGGGCCGCGCGGCCCGGTGGGCGTGGATCTGGCGGCCGAGGGCCCTCATCTGCTGGTCGAGGGACCGGCCGGCAGTGGGCGCACGGAGCTGCTGCGGGCCGTCGTCGCCTCGCTGGCCGCCGCCGAGCGGCCGGAACGGCTGAGCGTCATCCTGCTGGACGGCCGCGACACCGTCGGCAAGGGCGGCGGCACTCCCGGCGACGGACTGCGGGTCTGCACGGACCTGCCGCACGTCACCGCCCATCTCACCGCCAACGACCCGGTCCGCATGCGGGAGTTCGCGCAGTCGCTGAGCGCCGAGCTGAAGCGGCGGGCCGAGTTGCTGGGCCGCTCCGACTTCGCGGAGTGGCACACGCACCGCGCGGTCTCCGGCCGCATCGTGCCGCAGCGCACCGCCAAGCCCCAGCGCGCCGCGAGTGCGCCGCACGCCCCGGCCGCGGGCGCGGTCGGCGGCGCCGCCGACCTCGACGCCCCGCCGAGCTCCACCCTGAGGCTGCGTCCGGGGGCGGCGGCCCGTCAGCAGCAGGCCGAGGCCACGCCCCCGCTGCCCCGTCTGGTCGTGGTGGTCGACGATCTGGACGCGCTGGTCTCCCCCGCCCTCGGCTCGCCGGGCAGGCCCGCGGCCGGTTCGGTGATGCGCGCGCTGGAGGCGGTGGCCCGCGAGGGCGAGCGGCTCGGCGTGCACCTGGTCGCGGCGAGCGGCCCCGGGGGGCGTGCGGCGGAGTCGGAGCCGGCCCGCCGCTCCACCGTCCGGATCACGCTGGAGGCTCCCGCGTCCGGCCCGGACGCGCCCGCGCCGGGCCGTGGCCGCCTCAGGGGCGCGGACGGCCGGCTCACCCCGTTCCAGGGCGGTCGCGTCACGGGCCGCATCCCCCGCACGGCGACCCTGCGTCCCACGGTGGTCCCCCTGGAGTGGGCCCGGATGGGCGACCCGCCGGCCCGCAGACCGGTACGGGAACTGGGCAACGGGCCCACCGACCTGGCGCTGCTGGCCAGTGCCCTGGAGCGGGCGGCACGCCACCCCAGCCCGTCCGGCGTCCACTGA